The nucleotide window AACCGCGTAGTGAGAACGCTAGAAACTCATCCAAGGTGCTGTGCGGCGTGGAGCACGTCCACCTTAGGTTCTTGGCCAGCACGGAGACGCAGAAGTAGTTGTTTATGTCGTTTTGGAGGATATTCTTCTGATGCATATCTAATTCGTTCACCTGATAGTAGTGCTCGTACATGGGGGCGAAGTTGAGGAGCTCCCCGGCGCCCACATTTTGGTAGAGCTCGCGGGAGAACTGGGagaagttttttatttcgagGCATTTGGGGCAGTATACCtaagaggaaaaggggggagaaaagcgTGTGAGAAGTGCTTCTCATTTGCGAAGTGCATCTCGTGTGAGAAGTGCGTCTCATTTGCAACCGCCCAGACGCGGAAAGGGAAGTAATAATTgcatgcctttttttcaattggCGCCCCTCGTGACGTACCTCTATCCTGCGAATCCAAAACGTCGTGTTGTTCACGTCAATCTCATACGCGAGAAACGGCGTGAAGACATCAACTCGTGCCGAGCAAATGTCgcacctcttcttcctcttctttagCTCCACCAAAGTTTGGCTcaacttcctttttaattctttggagaaaatgttaaaaagttCGTACACCGTTTTTTTTAGGGGGAATATTTTCACGTCAAACTTTAGCCTCCTTTTGTTCAGGTGATTAACTGaggcttttaatttttcctttataatTCGCTCGTTCATTTTGGGAAAGTAGAATTGGCATTAGCTGGTGGGGGGCAGCGAGCGCTTTGGTTCTCGTCGTGATGGGGAAGCTAACGGAACAGTAGAGGCTCTCTGAGGATACGTCAGAGCttccatttatatattcatcaCAGAAGGGGGGATTGAATGTTTGCCCCTAGCTCTCGCTAGCTAGTCGTTACTAACCGTTGCGGGGAAAGGCGCTCGAACGAACTGCTTAAATGGCAACTGTAATAACGAAGCATCGTCAACCGGGGAAAGAGCAAACCAACCAAAGGGATATGACGCGGTTCTAATGGCGTTCGCTCCAAATTTGGGGGTTGCCTCGAAGGATGTTGCTCATTTGGAGAATCAACTTGGCTGAAAATGGTCGACTGTAAGCTAAGTTGTGGCTACTTTTCGCCCCCGTAGGGTTTCCTCACTCCATTTTGTCgcctttattatttattttttttttgcgccgtGTCCCTGCGCGGGTGAGCGGTagatcgtttttttttttttttttttttttttttttccatcgaAAGGAAAGTTCCCACTCGTTCGCCCTGTTCAGATTGATGAGCATGCCCAACTTGCGgtaaaattcataaaaatgaaaaaaaacgcataacaACCGCTTTCCTCCACacaggaattaaaaaaaaaaagtacataacAGGACCAATAACAGGACCGCATCCATCGCTTAAAAGTACCCCTTTAATCATGGCTTTGCTACGAACAATATAcaattttcccaattttttaaagccataatttttctttacccTTTTGCTGCAATATCGCATCGAAATTGCGAATCTTTAacgacttaaaaaaaaagtggccaTTGTTTGGAGTCTCCCCTGTGCTGTCATACATATACCCATTCTCCAAGGGAAGATGAAAACGTTAACCGAGGCCGAGCAGAAGTTTCtcagtaatttttttttgcttcaatATGGCTGTGAAAAGGCAGTCTGCTCCCGCGCTGCATGAGCATATTATgcgcacatatatgtgcctGTTGGGTGGGATGGCACACGCCAGACGCGCAGGCGGTGGGGGCATCACTGCCGGGGTTTCTACTGCCCGCGTCTCTACAGACTACTTCCCTATTGACCACTTCTTAactgccccccccgcgcagaccACGACTGGGTGAACGACCCCAAATGGAAGCTCTACCTGAGCAATTTATACCCCTCGCCGTCCATACACAACATCGAGAAATACaagaagaaatattttcaaaaaaatgtggacaaGAACCTGGATGTGAATTCCAATTTTGGGAGTGAAGCCGTTAAGGAGGAAACTCCGCAGCCCCCCAATTTCCAGGCGCACGGCAATAAGGGCTACCCCTACAGCGGGCAGGTTCCCCTGGTGACGTTTTTCTTCTGCGCCTTCGTCCTATGCGTCAGTCTCTTTTACTTCGTGCTGCTGTCCCTGAACTTGAGTTTGTACAAGGTAGCACAGACGCGGTAGCATCAGCGCGGTAGCAGCGACGAAGTAGCAGTCTCATCGTTGCACTGCCCCTCCGCTGCTTTACCCTACCGCTGCTCTACCCTGCCGGTGCACCCCCTTCTTCACGCCGCCTCCCCAAACCCCCCGCAGAAAATGGGCACCTTCATGAGCCTGTCCTACTTCTGCGCCTTCCTGAGTTTGCTCTACACGGACTACAAAACGCAGAGGCACAATTTCTCCCTCGTGCAGTTCTTCTCCAGCGAAAAGGGTACGCCTATAGAGGCAGTTAGAAGTGCGCCGAAAAGGGGGCACCACGTGGGAgagaataattttattatcacgtagcttctccccccccaaaaaaagtgTGCGTGTGTATACACTAGCACATATTTGCATGTACCATTAAAAGAGAGAAACCCTTAACCCCTTCTAACAACGCGTAAACGTACAGACGTAACATAATGACAcccctccgccgctcccttttttgtttcccctttttaggCCAGTACCTGTCCTACTCCATGATACTGTTCTTCATCAAGGACGCCGTGCTGATATTTTTGccgattttttttaccctcttAATTAGTTCGTACTTAATGTATAAGCAGATCAagtcccttttcccccccgcgatTCAGAGGTAGTGTGGGCGTGCAGGCGTGCAGGCGGTGCAAGCGGCTCAAGCGGCACATATGCTCAACCGCGCAACGCCCCTTTTTACCATTCCCCATGCTGACCATgtcgttttcccccttggcaCCTCCCCCGCAGGAATTACCATCTTAACAAAATTGTTTCCTACTTGGATCACACGGTGAGATATGCTTATCCACGTCTAGTCGTGGCACCAAACAAAAGAGACGATGAGGGACGTTCGAATAAGGAAACCCGTTTGAGAGGCATCGTTTGTGAAGCATCGTTTGTTTGGCCTTtattcgcttcccccccattttgaccTCTCTGCATATCTTTACTcattgccgctccccctcccACACCCCTTGAGCAGATCCTGAACGTGTACATGATGCGAGCCAACATCGAAATCTACAATTTGGTTTTCATAATCATTTGTCTCTTCCTGAAAAGAGTCAGCCTCCTGAATCTGATCATTTACCTCCACTTCTTCAAGCTCAAGTAAGGCCAGTCGATTTTCAAATGTAGAGCAGCTCCCACCAGGGAGGAGGGACAAAGCAGTGCTTCATTTTGTCACCCTTAGGAAGCGGCCTTCTTAAATATTCCTCTCCCATACTACTTAGGTATAGCTCCTCGGATTCGTATTTCCACGCCTGCTATGCGAAGAACGGAGGTATGATCGTGCACCCGGGTTGCGGGATGTGTACATTTGGCTAGGTGCACCTGTTTGGCAGCTTTCCCCGCTGCGCATTTAGTGGAACATTTAACTGTACGCCTTATCGCCCATTTAACTACCCATTTTaacttcctcttcccccccgcttccccccagaaATGATCAGGCAGTGCTTGTCGCACCCCATGGTCCCCAAGTCCTTTTTGAACGTATTCAATAAGGTAACTACAGGGGAGGGGAACATCCCGATGATGGGAGGTTAACCCGTTCGGTTATTCGCCCGTGCCTGCGCATACACACTCATCAGACCTCCCTTTTCAACCCCCTTGTACCCCTCGCAGGTGTCCTACTACTTTAACGCCTACCTCAGCTACAGACGCAGGTAGACGGCGTGCAGCTATTTGGATTACTCGTATGTACAACTCCCCACTTTAcgactagccattttttttttttttttttttttttttgaacaataataattttttttcatgtaataaaaaaaaaaaaaaaaaaactatgcACCATTCTGTTACCATTaagttaatttaaaaaatgaataggaaaaaaaaaagaaaagagttTTGGCGAAAGCAATTTTGTATAAGTTTGGCCGGCGGGGCCACGAACCATGTTGTCGAAATTGCCTATTTACCATGCAGTGCCGGCTTCTAATCACCTTGTTTTTCATCCACGTACGTtttcacaaaagggaaaaatcgTCATataaaatgcacaaaaacaagggaatttttttttttttttttttttcatcacaaATGAGAAGGCGTAACAATTCCGCTTATACTACTAAAAAGGGTAGACACACAAAGATACACACATGTAGTTGCAGACGCAACGCCTTGACGAAAGGGTATGCTCATACTAAGTAGGGATAACAACTACGTAGGGATAACAACTGCGTAGGAATAACACTCCGCGCTGCCATTAATGCCCCCTCTTTTGCCCACATTCACAGTCTACCTACTCAAAGTCGCTCTTCTTTCCTCCGTCGTAGCTCCCGGGGTGCCTGCCCCCCTCGCCGCCATTCGAATACACATTGTTCAGGGACATTTCCATCTCGAAGGAACTGCCGTTTATTTCGGAATTGGTCAGGGCACACTCCAGGAAGAAATTACCCTCCTTATGAATAAACGTGTCGTCGTCCACATGTGTTatcaaattatttatgtagcTATTATTGTTAAGCGAATTTAACTTCCTCATGCAGCTCTTCTCCAATTCGCTGTTTTCTCTTGCTGCAGAATTTATCTTCAGATCCTCTTCATCATAGTGAAAGTCATTTCCACAGAAGGCTACTTCACTCTTCCCCTGCGTGTTTGGCGTTCCATTATTGGCATCATTTCCATTCGCGTGTAGGGGGAGGCCAACTCGGCTTCCTGCTCTCCTCGCACTGCCATTGACGTCGTCACCACCACTAATGCTGCCGCTGCTACGTGGCAGGTGAACCTCCGGAGTGGCTCTATTCTTCGAGCAGTTGTCACTACCAGTGTGGTCCGCGATTACCTTGTCTGGGTCTTCCTCATCAATAAAAATCTCTCTCTTTAAGAGTGCTTCATGATTTGAGTCTTTCCTCTCCGACCCGTTTGGGCTGTTCATTTCCTTCACCTTGTGCCCCTcttggtcattttttttcgcatttttccccccgcatAAGGTAGCACTATGGTTGGCCTTTTCACTCGCGCTGAGCCCACTGGAACTCTTCCTGCTGAGGTGGCTGTGggctccccttttgtttaGGCTCTCGCTTGATTGGTAGTTCTCCGAGAGGGTCATGCCGCTGCCTTGCCCGCTGGAACGACTGGCGCTTCCGCCAGCACGTCCACTCGCACCTCCAACATTATCCTCCCGTTTACTGCTACCCGCTGCTGACTTCCTCTGCGTGCTCAACCCAATTTTCCCCGCTTGGTTGCACATAACACGGTTCGACTGCCTCATCTTTGGAGTGGGGCCACCCCCCAACTCGTCCCCATACCTGTCCTCTTCACGTCTATCATTTTTTGTCGCCTTCCTCACGGGGTGAACTTCCGTCATGGGATTCGCCTGGCTCGGAGTGTTCCCCGTGGCGTCACTCTGCACGGTGCTGCTTCGGCTGCGGTTGCGGTTGCGATTGCGGAAACCTCTTTGTTTTCGACCCTTGGCCCCTCTGCTGCCTTTCTCCCTCGTGATGTAGCTTCCACTGTCCGTTCCTTCTACGTGATGCGCTTTGCCGCCGCGCCTTCTTTCCTTCGCGGGCGAGGTGCTCTCGCCGTCCTCGTCGGGCACGGTCGTGTCGTCATCGCTGTTGGTATTGTCACCCTCTTTTTCATCCAATTTCTCCTCCGCCTTCTCATCCGCGTCCTTTGGCTCACTCGCCTCCGCTGCTATATCCCGGGCCGAGGCCCTCTTGGCGGcattctttttcctccccttctttGTAACTCTACCATTTGAAGCTCTGCCTGGGAGGTGTCTTCCCCCTGCGTGGACATCATCCTCCTTGCTGCCTTCACTGGCGAAATCATCTGTGTCTTCTCTCTCGTGGGGGGTGCACTCCGCTCGGCCCCTTCGCTTGGCTAACTCCGCCTGGCTGCCCTTCCCTCCACCGCAGGATTTACACCCCttgcacttcttccccttcctgtGCTTGGGCACTGACATGGAAGGGTCATCCCGATAGCGGTAGTTGGCGGAGCTCCTGCCAGCATCACAACTGGCGTAGGCTTTCCCGCCCTGAACAATTAacacattttcttttatcttACTAACGTGGGAGCTACTCTGGCTGTACTTCACCACATCGTTTGAGTGGTTGTAATATACATTCGTCTGTCTCCGGTCGGCGCGGGTCTGCTCCCTCGCGATGAACGTTTCCTTTCCGCGCGCTTTGGCGAAGTTGCCCTTGGACATGCTGCCCACCGAGGCGCTGAGCATGGCCTGCTCATTGTTGACTTCGCCTACCCCCTTCGCGACCTGCGGCAAGGTTGGAATGGTGGGCACCGATCCGTTGTTCCCACCGTCATACGGACCAACCGGGTGATGGTTGCCCCGTCCGTGATCACTCCTCAAATTATTCACCTGCACAACATCCTCGTAGGTGTCACTAATGGCGGTATGATTATCAATCGAGAAGCTCCCATTGCACACATGCGTCTTCTTCATCCTGTTCGTTTCATTGTCGCATATGTAGAGGTGGTACGAACTGTCTATGCTCCTTCGCTTGCTCAAATTGGAATATTTCAACCGATCGTAGGTGCCCTTATCTATCTTATGGTAGTAGCCATACGGGTCGGACGTTACCAGGTTGTAAAAATAGTCCAGGACAAAATTGTAGAAGCATCTGAACCCTATGCTCTCATCATAACCGTGTATCTCTTTAACACTGAGCCCTGAGAGGTACTCCACGATTTCTTGGCTAACCAACTGTCCCGGTACCAATACGGGGAACCCTGGAGGGTATGGAATGATGAAGCTAGCCGAAACGATCAACTCATTTTGTCTTATTCGTTCTTTCAAGTCGgccattaaaatatattctacGTAATCTTCCTCATACGCTAGGTAAAAAGCCATCCTCAAATCTCCCTCCCTATTGAACACCCTAGGGTCAGAATATCTCTTCTTGAAGAGGGGGTGAAATTCGCTAAACTCGGACAAGTCTATATAATTGGAGACTAAATTGTACACACTATCGTTGAACTGGTTTAGGTCTCTCTCGTTGAAGAGGCTCTTCTTCTGGTCGAGCTCCTGAGATATCAGCGAGAGGCAACTCCTCAAAAAGAGGCAAGACGAACCGGTCGTCCCGATATTCGTTTGGAAGAGGACACTATTGATGGACGTTTTGTTTATCTGAATGCCGTACCTATCCATGAGCCATTTCACCTTAAAGGTATCTCCATCAATTCCTGAGTAACCCGTGAATAGTGTAATCCTGGTGGGGTCCAACACAAATTCGTCTTCGCTCAACCAGGAGCATTCGAAATATTCCAAGAAATTCTTCATCCCATATGAGTAGGAGGAACtgctataatttttattatgccTATCTTGTACATAGCTCAGGTTATCATTTTCGCTATTCATGATGATGCTTCCATTGTTGCTGTCATCCATCGTTCCTGATGTCCCTCCCTCCTTTCCGTTTCGCTCATCTCTAcggcttcttctcctgctcAGTTTGACTCCCCCACGAGGGTCACCATTACCGTAGTCGTTCAGGCCTCCCTCCACAGtgcaattattattattggTAAAATCCCCCAACATGAGCGAATTTCTCACTACATGATTGGAGCACCCATTTGTGTCATTTACACATTCGTGCGAGGAGATGTTGCTGCTCTGTATTGGCTGCTCATATTTCGTGAcgcttcctcccctcctCGCTTTTCGCAGTCCTCTGGAACGTTGCTCCTTCGTGGTAGTGCTTCCCTTACCCTGGTTGTTTGACACACACGAATAGGTTCCATTGACACTCCCCTTCGAGTCAGAGGAGTAACCCTCCTTGGTacacttcttcttcctcttcatgtACATATTATGGCACTGTCTCAAACTATCCGGGATTAGATCCTCCGCGTTGAGCGTTCTGAAGTATCTAGAAATCATGGGGTCCTCACTTAGTTCCTTCCTGATGAGGAACGCTGCTTCCACTTGCTTCTCCACTAGGCCATATCCCTCCAGTTCCATTTGAGCCCTCCCTGCATCTAACGTGGCCAAGATTTGATAATTGGGGGAGGTCGACATATGGGTGTAGTACGCTTCCTTAAACGGGGTGTACGCATGAGACTCGAAGTTATCATCGCTGATCAGAATGACACTGCCTTGCCTGAGAGATGTCAACGATTTGTGGATGGACTGTGTGGCATATACCCTCACTTTGTACTCAGCTGGGTTTGGGTATAACCTCGTTTTTAGTAGCTTCTCCGCTGCTACCTCGTTTAAACTTTTTACATTCCCAAACTTCCTCAGCAGCTTCTTATGCACCTTGTTGTAAATCATCTTCTGGTCGTGGTTCCTCATTTTATCCGCCACAGTCATGGCTGTTCTgaacttcaaaatgggatgaAAACATGCATACGCAAACCATGCTTCGTCAAAGAGGAAAATCAAATCTGGCTTGATGGCTAGACATTCCTCGATGACCCTCTTCACGTTGTACACAATTCCGTCAAAGGTGCAATTCGTCAGAATTATCAGCTTCACCAGGTGTAGCTTGTTACTATTTCTATACTCTAGGAGCGTCTTCTTAATTACATAGATCGGTACTGCACCGTATATTCCGTATCTCGACACCGGGTAGGGATCTAAATAACAGGGTAGGGCTTGACTTAGAACAAACCCGTAATGATGCGATTTGTGGCAAGCTCTATCCACTAGGATAACATCTCCTGGCTTCACCAAGGCCTGCATCACTATTTTATTCGAACTGGAGGTTCCATTTGTGACGAAAAAACAGTACTTGCTCCCGTACGCACGTGCAGCCATTATCTGGGCTTCTTTCAATGACCCATGTGGGTCTAGCAGAGAGTCTAGCCCTCCGCAGGTGGCACTAGATTCTGCCTTAAACAAATTTACCCCATAAAAATCGAGCAGCGATTGTATCCACCTGCTTCTCCTAACGCTGTTCCCTTTGCTAATAGCCAGCGCGTGAAACACCCCAATGGGTCTCTCGGCATACGCTTTCAAGGCGTTAAAAAAGGGCGtctttatcttctttttcaccCCATCCAGGATAGATTCATGCAAATCACTATGATCATCATGTGTAGTGAAAATCcgaattattttgttattcacCGATTGTAGCTTATCTAGCGTGATGGACGTGCACACGCAAAAAATGTCCACGGAGCTTCTAATATACGCGATGCTCTTAATCAGAATCACCAGGCTGTTGAAccccttcttcatcttctccaAGGGCGCAGCCACCAGCTGTTCGTACCCCAGCACGAAGTTCCCTATGTCGAATTTGTAGTCCTTCATGAGCAGGTTGGCTCCCTTCCTGTGCTCATTCAGCACGGTGCTGCCGCTGCTGTAGTGGTTGTTCGCGCAGTGCCCACTTCCGCAGTGCCCACCGCAGTAATTGTTGCACACGCTCCCGTTGTTACCGCTGCAGCCGCGATAGTTGGAGAGAATCATATTCCGCATGGCGTCCCTGCTGTTGGAGGACGACCCGTTGTGCGCGCTGTGCGTGAAGGCGGGCTTCATCTGGGCGCCGCCACCCACCATGCCGCAGTTCAGCCCATAGGGCGACGCCGCGCCGCACTTGTTCACGGAGGCCTCCTCCCCGAAATTGTAAAACTCAAATCGCTCCCTCTTGTAGTCCTCATCAATGGCTAAATTGTCCACCAGCACAACAGACAAAATCTGCGAGTTTATTAGGCAAGCTAGGAGGGCCTCCTTCGCGTTGCTCACCTCAATAATTTTGtattccaattttttattattattttggtTGGACAGTCTGTTATGCTCATACTGCAGAATTTTGTTCAGTTCGCATGCCAAGTCGGAGTTATAGCTGTTGCTATTTTCGTCTCTCTTAGAGGAGACTATcagggtgtaaaaaaaaggattttctTCGGTCGCTTTTCCTGTCGTTACGGACAAGCTAGATAATgtttccccaattttgtttGCCACTtctttatactttttatcGTTGATTAGGCTCAAAATGTCTTGCAAATTGTtggttgcttcttccccccagtAGACTTCCACCTCCATGAGGCAGTTTATTATGAAGTAAATCAGCTCTGCGTTTACATTGATTACATAAAGCATTAGTGCCTCCCATAATTTAATTCTGAGCGAGCAAACATTCGTGGCGTTGTTAATGTTGAGGTActtttctatttcttcaATTCGGTCATATTTGTCTCTTTCAGCTTTTCCgtactgttttttttttcgctccccTCTGTGCGGCGGCGAGTGCTGGTGGAGAGGTGTATGTAGGTATGCGGCATTGCCAGCCCCATTTTCCCCGGGCTCCACTGCCATATCGACTCCCTCACTTGTCACATCATTGCTCATGATATAATCGTTTTGAATGCCTCCATTTTTCACACACATGTCTGCAGCACTTTCGCTTAGATCGTTGTAGTGCGCTGAGTTCTTGTCgccataaaaaatggcatcgTTAGCAGAATTCatttaagaaatttttttttttttttttttaactccgcGGAAGGGGCCAAAAGTGGGGCTCGCAGTTGTTCGCTCTGTCTCTGCGGTGTCGTGCGACGCGCCGGCGTAGGCCTCTGCACACGTTCTCCAGTACTTCCGTGAAACACAGCACGAAACGCGTTGTATGTGTGTGGCCTTCGAGCGTGCCCGCAGTGTTGCCCTATTTACGCAACGCCGCTAAAAAACGCGTCCTCCGAGGAACACTTTGTCCTGTTGTTTTACAGCAGGGGGGCGGAAAAGCATGCGGGTGCCCACAAACGGCGGTTTGTACGTGAGACGATTTACACCTGTGTAGACTTTCGCATGAGTCGATGCGCATGAGCAAATTTTCGCGCGCACGAATATCGCTGCACACGTGGCCCGCGCAGACGCTTCCCCTCGGTCAACAAAAAACGCATCAACAGGTTGATCTCCTTATCCGTTAATTGTTCTCAGCTGGGTTGTGGAGTGACGCGGCGAAGTTGCAGAGCAGCCGCAGCGGGACGCATCTGTCAGACGAGGACCCGCAGAAAGGCGAAGTTGTCTTACAGCGAAATTGGCCACATGCACAGGCAAACTTTTGCGTTCAAATTAAAGGCCATTCgggcaagaaaaaatggaaaagtaacaaaacgaaaaaattttatacatgGGAGTAGGTATGCAAATACCAGTAAATAAGCATATTGTTTTGCAGCTACATATTTGTACAATGTGGCAAACgcttatatgtattatacaCAGGTACGTACATGTTGACGCGGGCCCCTCAAGGTTGCAGGCATCATGTCGTGGGCGTAGGCTCAAAATTTTAACTCAACAACCAAAGTGCGCGTAATCATTCGCATGGGGGTACGTGAgcttattttgtttatgcatttatttgtttttttttttttttttttttttttttttctggtttTTCCAcctatttcccccccttttttttttttttttttttttctttttaaatatgcgCGTTTATCTCCTCacgaaaaatggaataaaaaaaaaaagctttgcGAAtatgttacaatttttttgcaaaaaagaaagcgaatTCGCCAAATCTTTGCCGTTAAAAGTAACCATTTGCTTTTGTCACCAATAGACTATGTTTTcccccttaaaaaaaataataaaataaaacatgtgACTGTTGCTTAAGCGCGCAAAACGGAGGAGGCGAAAGATGGGCACAAGTGCTTGTGGGAATATATTTGCGCGAAAGCGTGCGAGGCTATACATGTGCGCATACATCAGAGggcatgtatatattatataccaCATGTAATACATTGTATACGTTCCTGTGCGCGGCGCGCGGGGGCCATCTATACGACACGTTCGAGGGCACATGAGCTGCCCCCGCATGTGCGAGTCCACACATCGCTTTTTATTCAGCGCGGGATCTGCTTCCTGTTCGCGTTTGcgattgatttttttttttttcccctcttttagTTGCTACTTTTCTCTTCCATGTCAACGAATGCGCGCGGAATATGCCAGTTCTACATGATTACCTTTTACCGCGCATACCTTTGCTTTTACTCCAAAGTGAGCATCACCATCAGGCCatttctactttttttttttttttttggcctctACATGGATGTCATATGGAGCGCGTTGTGTTGACCCTCCACCGCGCGCATTTGGCAGCAGCGAAAAACACTGTAGATATTTAACAGAGGGGGAGTAAACACTCAGGGGGGTCACTAAgtacatttatttgcattcTCTTGCGTTTGCGTGCGCGCCCGCTTGTGCCGCCGCCACGCCCGCACGATTATACTTACTCTTCGAACGCGAAACTGAGCAATCGTGCCAACGGGGAGGTATTGCTGAAAAGCAGCTCGTCGAAAATGTATTCACGTGCAGAAGCACATGCGGTGGCATATCATCACATGTGATTTCGTGGATGTATAATACCCGCGCCAATGCGTACGTGCGGGAATGCCTGCATGCGGACATATGTGGATGCATAAATCAGTGCCACAAACTGGCAAAGTGGTGATCACCTCGCACGATGTCGTCATGCGTAAAGCAAATTGGTGCGCCCTCGCATAAGCGCGGAAACCCCTCAATTGTGTAACCTTGAACGTCCACATATATGCCCACAAATCATTGGGCCTTAACATGTGCGCTTAAAAGGTGCCCGTGTGAAGGCATCCTGTGAGGGAAGCTTTTCTTTTCAGTTGCACACTTTAATCGCGCAAAGGAAGAGAAATCAACCAatcatgtaatttttaaaaaggatttttttttctttttttttttttgcaaagtaTACTGTACTCCCCTTTCGCTCATTTTCAAGAAAACACACcggtttgtttttttcccagaGGTGTAAACATGCGGTAATAAATTGATCAGGTGAATTTTCCCCTCTTCAATTTCACATCGTCACATTTGTCCTACATTTACGCGCAGAAAGAGGTGTGCGGAAATTTCAGCCAATGTGTTTCAAATGTGCTATTCGGTTACGTCCATTTTTGTaagttcttcctttttacacATTAAGGGTTATTTATTAAGCTCATCGTACACCATTGGAGGATCTGCAATTCTGGCCGCCTTTGCAAATACCCCTTCCTCTTCGCATCAAAAATTCAACACATCGCAATGGTAAATAAAtacgcttaaaaaaaaatgaagcgggAAAGGATTAACCTCTAAAGGGGGTACATTTTGCTCTGCTGATGCATCGTGTTGTGGccttttgccgctttatTGAATGTGATGCGTAATTCTCTATTATGCATGGGGAGGAGGCATACGTTCACGTCAGTTTTTCCCCGCACATTTCAACCAAACTTCGAAGAGGTACCATTGGTTCTTTTCACACTTTgacaattttggaaaagttaaaaatgccGTAGTGAGTTATGCCCGCTTTTAAGAAGGGTAAATTTTCATCCTACAAACAGTAATTCCGCTATAAGcactgggaaaaaaaaaaaaaaaaaagcaaaagaacaTGTCACCCTCGTGAACTCCGCACCAAGGTGAACGTCACACAAAAAGAAACCTTCAACAAATAAACGAACGTATGATAACCGCATAACTGTGGCA belongs to Plasmodium vivax chromosome 3, whole genome shotgun sequence and includes:
- a CDS encoding hypothetical protein, conserved (encoded by transcript PVX_000965A), translating into MNERIIKEKLKASVNHLNKRRLKFDVKIFPLKKTVYELFNIFSKELKRKLSQTLVELKKRKKRCDICSARVDVFTPFLAYEIDVNNTTFWIRRIEVYCPKCLEIKNFSQFSRELYQNVGAGELLNFAPMYEHYYQVNELDMHQKNILQNDINNYFCVSVLAKNLRWTCSTPHSTLDEFLAFSLRGLEAEEGTTVNEDVTKKRKTEELAAADILNNAKRKKILST
- a CDS encoding secy-independent transporter protein, putative (encoded by transcript PVX_000960A), whose product is MKTLTEAEQKFLNHDWVNDPKWKLYLSNLYPSPSIHNIEKYKKKYFQKNVDKNLDVNSNFGSEAVKEETPQPPNFQAHGNKGYPYSGQVPLVTFFFCAFVLCVSLFYFVLLSLNLSLYKKMGTFMSLSYFCAFLSLLYTDYKTQRHNFSLVQFFSSEKGQYLSYSMILFFIKDAVLIFLPIFFTLLISSYLMYKQIKSLFPPAIQRNYHLNKIVSYLDHTILNVYMMRANIEIYNLVFIIICLFLKRVSLLNLIIYLHFFKLKYSSSDSYFHACYAKNGEMIRQCLSHPMVPKSFLNVFNKVSYYFNAYLSYRRR